In Streptomyces showdoensis, the following proteins share a genomic window:
- a CDS encoding non-ribosomal peptide synthetase produces the protein MTAPDRTHEHTDAYAGGPVSRPAPLQQGLFFHTAFDSDGQDVYTTQLALDFVGPLDPVLLREVCQALLDRHDSLRSGFRTDASGAPVRFVPSRVPLEWRTADLGGTAPEGREAEAARLLDEERRRRFDTARPPLVRFLLIRLGGTRWRFALTNHHIILDGWSTSILLDELFRLYDAGAGAAAERVLPAAPSYGSYLEWLGEVDPEWSLEAWAEALSGIEGPTLVAPRARGAGTVVPERVVRALPAGHTAALTERAREAGVTLGTVMQVAWGLVLRQLTGQGDVLFGMTVSGRAADVDGVESMVGLLINTVPARVRTDPRDTLLDLLERVQDEQLDLMEHHHVGLTEIQQQAGFGALFDTTAVFDNYPMGSGRRRLGAALLVDVTGFDATHYPLSLICTPAEELGVRLDFRPDLLGRATVEGIAERLVRILEAIADDPHQPVAGLPALSDDERRRVLEEWNATARPVAPVTLPALIEARSAGIPDRPAVSHRGRELGYGELGRRANRLARVLLAEGAGPGTLVALALPRTADLVVALLAVLKAGAAYVPVDVRYPADRVARMLGDARPRLAVVTGATRDVLPEGTAALVLDDPAVVRRVVEQGDADLVDADRPEPLLPRHPAYVIYTSGTTGVPKGVVVEHANAVNFVATVEDHFGAEGMARVLASTSLSFDVSVFEIVATLALGGRLELVDDLFALLDRDGWEGSLVSGVPSAVASLLAGGAFAVSAPHVVLGGEAVPHGLLRELRERVPGCAVTNIYGPTEATTYSTWWRGGPEDADGDPPIGRPVPNARVYVLDPWLRPVPVGRPGELYIAGAGVTRGYLNRPALTSERFVACPFGEPGGRMYRTGDRVRWRADGQLEYLGRLDGQVKVRGFRIELGDVAAALLRHEDVAQAVAVVREDRPGDRRLVAYAVPGASGTPLDGAELRRFARDVLPDHMVPSAVVSLERLPLMPNGKLDRSALPAPTYRTAARRGAARAHEEPLCALFAEVLGVDRVGPDDGFFDLGGHSLLATQLVSRVRAVLGTELSVRALFEAPTPAALARRLDGEGGGSGLDVLLPLRTGGRLRPLFAVHAASGLAWPYARLLPHLDPDVPLYGLQAPSLADPEGGARKPEELVREYARRIRELRPEGPYRLLGWSVGGTLAYGVAAELVESGHAVEFVALLDSYPAPEEGLPGWEETHRHVAGSAGFAADGTPPEQIALLGERAVAGARLAVRSAVDALRTAPVRTRGVDVLHFRAAAEGTEGAGVPVADPEAWRAYGGGRLTAVDLACGHYEMLDPVPLARIGAVLSERAAEGRAGS, from the coding sequence GTGACCGCACCTGACCGCACCCACGAGCACACGGACGCGTACGCCGGCGGGCCGGTGTCGAGGCCCGCGCCGCTCCAGCAAGGGCTGTTCTTCCACACGGCGTTCGACTCGGACGGCCAGGACGTCTACACCACGCAGCTGGCGCTGGACTTCGTGGGCCCGCTCGACCCCGTGCTGCTGCGCGAGGTCTGCCAGGCGCTCCTGGACCGGCACGACAGCCTGCGTTCGGGGTTCCGTACCGACGCCTCGGGCGCGCCCGTGCGGTTCGTGCCGTCCCGGGTCCCGCTGGAGTGGCGGACGGCGGACCTCGGGGGGACGGCCCCCGAGGGGCGGGAGGCCGAGGCCGCGCGGCTGCTCGACGAGGAGCGGCGGAGGCGCTTCGACACCGCGCGGCCGCCGCTGGTCCGCTTCCTGCTGATCAGGCTGGGCGGCACCCGGTGGCGGTTCGCGCTGACGAACCACCACATCATCCTGGACGGCTGGTCCACCTCGATCCTGCTGGACGAGCTGTTCCGGCTGTACGACGCCGGGGCGGGGGCGGCGGCGGAGCGCGTGCTGCCGGCCGCCCCCTCGTACGGCTCCTATCTGGAGTGGCTCGGCGAGGTGGATCCGGAGTGGTCCCTGGAGGCCTGGGCGGAGGCGCTGTCCGGGATCGAGGGGCCGACGCTGGTGGCGCCCCGGGCGCGGGGCGCGGGCACGGTGGTCCCGGAGCGGGTGGTGCGCGCGCTGCCGGCCGGGCACACCGCGGCGCTGACGGAGCGGGCGCGGGAGGCGGGGGTCACCCTCGGCACGGTGATGCAGGTGGCCTGGGGACTGGTGCTGCGGCAGCTGACCGGGCAGGGCGACGTGCTGTTCGGGATGACGGTGTCGGGCCGGGCCGCCGACGTGGACGGCGTCGAGTCGATGGTCGGCCTGCTCATCAACACCGTTCCGGCGCGGGTGCGGACGGACCCCCGGGACACCCTGCTCGATCTCCTCGAACGGGTCCAGGACGAGCAGCTCGACCTGATGGAGCACCACCACGTCGGGCTGACGGAGATCCAGCAGCAGGCGGGCTTCGGGGCCCTGTTCGACACCACGGCCGTGTTCGACAACTACCCGATGGGCTCGGGCCGGCGCCGGCTCGGCGCGGCCCTGCTGGTCGACGTCACGGGGTTCGACGCCACCCACTATCCGCTCTCCCTGATCTGCACCCCGGCCGAGGAACTGGGCGTTCGGCTCGACTTCCGGCCCGATCTGCTCGGGCGGGCGACGGTGGAGGGGATCGCCGAGCGGCTGGTCCGGATCCTGGAGGCGATCGCCGACGACCCGCACCAGCCCGTCGCCGGCCTGCCGGCCCTCTCGGACGACGAGCGCCGGCGGGTCCTGGAGGAGTGGAACGCCACCGCCCGCCCGGTGGCGCCGGTCACCCTGCCCGCCCTGATCGAGGCGCGGTCCGCCGGGATCCCGGACCGGCCCGCCGTCTCCCACCGGGGGCGGGAGCTCGGCTACGGGGAGCTCGGCCGCCGGGCCAACCGGCTGGCGCGCGTGCTGCTCGCCGAGGGCGCGGGGCCGGGCACCCTGGTGGCCCTGGCGCTGCCGAGGACGGCGGACCTGGTGGTCGCCCTGCTGGCCGTGCTCAAGGCCGGGGCCGCCTACGTGCCGGTCGACGTGCGCTACCCGGCCGACCGGGTGGCGCGGATGCTCGGCGACGCCCGGCCGCGGCTGGCGGTGGTCACCGGGGCGACCCGGGACGTGCTGCCGGAGGGGACGGCCGCGCTCGTCCTGGACGATCCGGCCGTGGTGCGGCGCGTCGTGGAGCAGGGGGACGCGGACCTCGTGGACGCGGACCGGCCGGAGCCGCTGCTCCCCCGGCACCCGGCGTACGTGATCTACACCTCGGGCACCACCGGCGTGCCCAAGGGCGTGGTCGTCGAGCACGCGAACGCCGTCAACTTCGTGGCGACCGTGGAGGACCACTTCGGCGCCGAGGGCATGGCGCGGGTGCTGGCGTCCACCTCGCTCAGCTTCGACGTGTCGGTCTTCGAGATCGTCGCGACGCTGGCCCTCGGCGGGCGTCTGGAACTGGTCGACGACCTGTTCGCGCTGCTCGACCGGGACGGCTGGGAGGGGAGCCTGGTCAGCGGCGTCCCCTCGGCGGTGGCGAGCCTGCTGGCCGGCGGGGCCTTCGCGGTGTCGGCACCGCACGTGGTGCTCGGCGGGGAGGCGGTGCCGCACGGCCTGCTGCGGGAGCTGCGGGAGCGGGTGCCGGGCTGCGCCGTGACCAACATCTACGGGCCCACCGAGGCGACCACCTACTCGACCTGGTGGCGCGGCGGGCCCGAGGACGCCGACGGCGATCCGCCGATCGGCCGGCCGGTGCCCAACGCCCGGGTGTACGTGCTGGATCCGTGGCTGCGGCCGGTCCCGGTGGGGCGGCCGGGAGAGCTGTACATCGCCGGGGCGGGTGTCACCCGCGGCTATCTGAACCGGCCGGCGCTCACCTCGGAGCGCTTCGTGGCCTGCCCGTTCGGCGAGCCCGGCGGCCGCATGTACCGCACGGGCGACCGGGTGCGGTGGCGGGCCGACGGGCAGCTGGAGTACCTGGGCCGGCTGGACGGCCAGGTGAAGGTGCGCGGTTTCCGGATCGAGCTCGGTGACGTGGCGGCCGCCCTGCTGCGGCACGAGGACGTGGCGCAGGCCGTGGCGGTGGTGCGGGAGGACCGGCCGGGCGACCGCCGGCTGGTCGCGTACGCCGTGCCGGGTGCGTCCGGGACGCCGCTCGACGGTGCGGAGCTGCGGCGCTTCGCCCGTGACGTGCTGCCGGACCACATGGTGCCGTCGGCGGTGGTGTCGCTGGAGCGGCTGCCGCTGATGCCGAACGGCAAGCTGGACCGGTCGGCGCTGCCGGCCCCCACGTACCGCACCGCCGCCCGGCGCGGGGCGGCCCGCGCCCACGAGGAGCCGCTGTGCGCGCTGTTCGCCGAGGTGCTCGGGGTGGACCGGGTCGGTCCGGACGACGGCTTCTTCGACCTGGGCGGGCATTCGCTGCTGGCGACCCAGCTGGTGAGCCGGGTGCGGGCGGTCCTGGGCACCGAGCTGTCGGTGCGGGCCCTGTTCGAGGCGCCGACCCCGGCGGCCCTGGCCCGGCGGCTGGACGGCGAGGGCGGCGGTTCCGGCCTGGACGTGCTGCTGCCGCTGCGGACCGGCGGGCGGCTGCGGCCGCTGTTCGCGGTGCACGCGGCGAGCGGTCTCGCCTGGCCGTACGCCCGGCTGCTGCCGCACCTGGACCCGGACGTGCCGCTGTACGGGCTGCAGGCGCCGAGCCTCGCCGATCCGGAGGGCGGTGCGCGCAAGCCGGAGGAGCTGGTGCGGGAGTACGCGCGGCGGATCCGGGAGCTGCGGCCGGAGGGGCCGTACCGGCTGCTCGGCTGGTCGGTCGGCGGCACCCTCGCCTACGGGGTGGCCGCGGAGCTGGTGGAGTCGGGGCACGCCGTGGAGTTCGTGGCCCTGCTCGACTCGTATCCGGCTCCCGAGGAGGGTCTGCCGGGCTGGGAGGAGACGCACCGGCACGTGGCCGGGTCGGCCGGGTTCGCCGCCGACGGGACGCCGCCGGAGCAGATCGCGCTGCTCGGGGAGCGGGCGGTGGCGGGGGCGCGGCTCGCGGTGCGGTCGGCGGTGGACGCCCTGCGGACCGCACCGGTGCGGACGCGCGGGGTCGACGTGCTGCACTTCCGGGCCGCCGCGGAGGGTACCGAGGGGGCCGGCGTTCCGGTCGCGGATCCGGAGGCCTGGCGGGCGTACGGCGGCGGGCGCCTCACCGCCGTCGACCTCGCCTGCGGCCACTACGAGATGCTGGATCCCGTTCCGCTCGCCCGGATCGGGGCGGTGCTGTCCGAGCGGGCGGCGGAAGGGCGTGCCGGGAGCTGA